Sequence from the Candidatus Angelobacter sp. genome:
CAGTGGTTCTTCCAGCGGTTCATGGGAGAGCCGGAAAGTCCCATAGTGCATGGGAACCATCCACCGCGAATTCAAATCGAGGAACGCCCGTGTCGCATCTGCCGGGCTGGTGTGCACATTGCGGAACGATGGCGGATTGTAGGCTCCGATCGGAAGCAGCGCGACCTGCGGCGCTAACCGAGTCCCAATCTCCCGGAACCCCGCAAAATACGCCGTGTCGCCGGCGTGATAGACCGAGTGCTTCCCGCCGCGCAACACATACCCTCCGTAGCCCCGGTGCGCGTCACGAAGAATGCGCGCGCCCCAATGGCGTGATGGCACATGCGTAATATTCAGATCACGGTGCCGAAAGGTGCTCCACCAGTTCAGTTCCACAACGTCGCGAAACCCCAGGTCGGACACGAGATCAAACACGTGTTCCGGGACCACCGCCGTGGGCGCCGATCCTCGAAACCGTTTCGTGTGCTGCACAATCGCTCGCAGCGACGGCCGGTGCAAGTGATCAAAATGCGCGTGTGTGATCAGGACGAGATCGATTGCCGGCAGGTCGGGAATGCGCACTCCCGGCTTCCGCAGCCGTTTCAGGACGAACAGCCACCGCGCGAAGTTGGGGTCAACAACCACGTTCTCCCCGCCAATCTGTAGGAAGAAGCTGGCATGCCCAATGAACGTCACGCCCATCTGGCCATTTGAGACAAGCACCGGCTTGTGCGATTCACCCGTTCGCGGTGTGATCGCCGAATGCCGAACCAGTTTCCCGAATTGCCGGGCGCGCTTGCGCAGCGCAGGATTCTTAAGCGCGTTTTTCAGCATGGGACGCCTGGGTTCCGGGACGCCGGCGCCTGGCCGGCACGGCCCTGTAATGTTTGCTCATCAGTAAATCCCAGCCTCATTTAGCTGCCACATGCCTACATCATCATTTTACCAATCCACAGCCTCAGCTTGACCCACCCCTGCTCCTCATTTCTAATTCCCTTGTTCTTTTCTTAACAGGAGCTTCTTAGATGCGAGTTGCATTTGTGGGTTTGGGAATTATGGGGCGCCCGATGGCGTCCAATCTTGTCAAAGCCGGACACGAGGTTTCTGTGTGGAACCGCAGCGCGGGCA
This genomic interval carries:
- a CDS encoding MBL fold metallo-hydrolase; its protein translation is MLKNALKNPALRKRARQFGKLVRHSAITPRTGESHKPVLVSNGQMGVTFIGHASFFLQIGGENVVVDPNFARWLFVLKRLRKPGVRIPDLPAIDLVLITHAHFDHLHRPSLRAIVQHTKRFRGSAPTAVVPEHVFDLVSDLGFRDVVELNWWSTFRHRDLNITHVPSRHWGARILRDAHRGYGGYVLRGGKHSVYHAGDTAYFAGFREIGTRLAPQVALLPIGAYNPPSFRNVHTSPADATRAFLDLNSRWMVPMHYGTFRLSHEPLEEPLQLLEQEAAAAGVSDRVLVLPEGVTKLF